One Brevibacterium spongiae DNA segment encodes these proteins:
- a CDS encoding DUF350 domain-containing protein, which yields MLLSYLLYETGVVLSYAGCGLLLMVIGYFVVDLLTPGKLHVILWEQKSRNAAVLVASDLAGVAIIVIAAIRASSDDLAAGILSTLVFGIVGIVLMGVSFLLIGLLTPGKTGEIINSSQLHPEVWVNATAHLGIAGIMAAALL from the coding sequence ATGCTCCTCAGTTACCTCCTCTACGAGACCGGAGTCGTACTCTCCTATGCGGGCTGCGGCCTCCTGCTCATGGTCATCGGCTACTTCGTCGTCGATCTGCTCACACCGGGCAAGCTCCATGTCATCCTGTGGGAGCAGAAGTCGCGCAACGCCGCGGTCCTCGTCGCCTCCGACCTTGCCGGGGTGGCGATCATCGTCATCGCCGCCATCCGGGCGAGCTCCGATGACCTTGCCGCAGGGATCCTGTCCACCCTCGTCTTCGGCATCGTCGGCATCGTCCTCATGGGTGTGAGCTTCCTGCTCATCGGTCTGCTCACTCCGGGCAAGACCGGCGAGATCATCAATTCCTCGCAGCTGCACCCCGAGGTCTGGGTCAATGCCACCGCCCACCTGGGGATCGCCGGCATCATGGCCGCAGCTCTCCTTTGA
- a CDS encoding DUF2617 family protein: MFTLPRPLDVAFTDTSAEALRFSLAHDRIAPLATRIIDVPTRTEAPEPLALELTIIGSSHQAIVTAAGSDAFIETFACLGEDARDASPARPDWGRESVRHGRWAGFTQHRFTATRTQVPGDFPGAAAEVLATCADRAVTADGHLSVAFPGQPGALTALALTNSEPGRIGWQSWHCYPQHEEIVHSSSELRWSA; this comes from the coding sequence ATGTTCACCCTCCCCCGCCCCCTCGACGTCGCCTTCACCGACACCAGCGCCGAGGCGCTGCGTTTCAGCCTCGCCCACGACCGGATCGCCCCGCTGGCCACGCGCATCATCGACGTGCCCACCCGCACCGAGGCGCCGGAGCCCCTCGCACTCGAACTGACCATCATCGGCTCTTCCCACCAGGCGATCGTCACCGCGGCGGGCAGCGACGCATTCATCGAGACCTTCGCCTGCCTCGGTGAGGATGCCCGCGATGCGTCACCGGCCCGCCCGGATTGGGGACGGGAATCGGTCCGTCACGGACGGTGGGCCGGGTTCACCCAGCATCGCTTCACCGCGACCCGAACACAGGTGCCCGGGGATTTCCCGGGCGCCGCCGCCGAGGTGCTCGCCACCTGTGCTGACCGCGCCGTCACCGCTGACGGCCACCTCTCTGTCGCCTTCCCCGGACAGCCGGGAGCACTGACCGCGCTCGCGCTCACGAACTCCGAGCCCGGGCGGATCGGCTGGCAGTCCTGGCACTGCTATCCGCAGCATGAGGAGATCGTGCACAGCAGCAGCGAATTGCGGTGGTCGGCATGA
- a CDS encoding DUF4178 domain-containing protein, translated as MTRPATESKLTAVPSELLIAVLVFIIVVLVTVIVIRSRAKKTRSQEQNSTPAAPRDPFAADQNTGGDPESIKAGDLLEFGNEKFFVRGTLRISEGGYDWAEHFFQADASATRMWLTVERDPDVQISRWRDRPELDIEPKARTITIDGTDFDLVEHGTASYRSEGTTGLNEKGGVDYVDYESGDGRLLAFERFDHGRWEVSTGETIPTGSFTIYSGS; from the coding sequence GTGACCCGTCCGGCCACCGAATCGAAGCTGACCGCTGTGCCTTCAGAACTCCTCATCGCCGTCCTCGTCTTCATCATCGTCGTCCTCGTGACGGTGATCGTCATCCGCTCCCGCGCGAAGAAGACTCGCAGCCAGGAGCAGAACAGCACACCGGCGGCCCCGCGGGACCCCTTCGCCGCTGATCAGAACACCGGCGGGGACCCCGAGTCGATCAAGGCAGGCGACCTCCTCGAATTCGGCAATGAGAAGTTCTTCGTCCGCGGCACCCTGCGCATCTCCGAGGGCGGCTACGACTGGGCCGAGCACTTCTTCCAGGCCGATGCCTCGGCGACCCGCATGTGGCTGACCGTCGAACGCGACCCCGATGTGCAGATCTCCCGCTGGCGCGACCGGCCCGAGCTCGACATCGAACCGAAGGCCCGGACGATCACCATCGACGGCACCGACTTCGATCTCGTCGAGCACGGCACCGCCTCCTACCGGTCCGAAGGCACCACGGGACTCAACGAGAAGGGCGGGGTCGACTATGTCGACTACGAATCCGGTGACGGCCGCCTCCTCGCCTTCGAACGCTTCGACCACGGACGCTGGGAAGTGAGCACCGGCGAGACGATCCCGACCGGTTCCTTCACCATCTACTCCGGAAGCTGA
- a CDS encoding N-acetyltransferase → MTEIRITRIDPADEHDLLAWNEVMRTAYTADRTATWWRSPEATLTQFATPRTGKEDIALIGRLGDEAICGAEVNLTVDSPADVELGVLPDHRRRGCGAALAEAVEQILTDRDRTSAIVQTETYCAAGVAFARSRGMRIGNEEHRLLLDLPAYLDADANRYKDSGASTTVPVVKEDPDFSVTSWIGGCPEDILEDWTRLREQMDEDVPLGDLTRVVSHAGTAAIRSHEERMDEQGWVLVSSMAHVGDLAVGYTEIMVSVDDPQIVIQEDTLVDRTYRGRGIGRALKVANLRQLPAVEATASARWVQTYTATNNGPMLALNRDLGFEVVDTMTALEGRVDSRRIDSRRIDERRVDQR, encoded by the coding sequence ATGACCGAGATTCGGATCACACGCATCGATCCCGCCGATGAGCACGATCTGCTGGCGTGGAACGAGGTCATGCGCACCGCCTATACCGCCGATCGCACGGCGACGTGGTGGCGCAGTCCCGAGGCCACGCTGACTCAGTTCGCAACCCCGCGCACCGGCAAGGAGGACATCGCGCTCATCGGCCGCCTCGGCGATGAGGCGATCTGCGGTGCCGAGGTCAACCTCACCGTCGACTCCCCCGCCGATGTCGAACTCGGTGTCCTGCCGGACCACCGTCGCCGCGGCTGCGGCGCGGCCCTCGCCGAGGCGGTCGAGCAGATCCTGACCGACCGTGACCGGACCTCGGCGATCGTGCAGACCGAAACATACTGCGCCGCCGGCGTCGCTTTCGCCCGATCGCGGGGCATGCGCATCGGCAATGAAGAGCACCGGCTGCTGCTCGACCTGCCCGCCTATCTCGACGCCGATGCGAACCGGTACAAGGACTCCGGGGCCTCGACGACGGTGCCGGTGGTCAAGGAGGACCCGGACTTCTCGGTCACGTCCTGGATCGGAGGCTGTCCGGAGGACATCCTCGAGGACTGGACCCGGCTGCGGGAGCAGATGGACGAAGACGTGCCCTTGGGCGACCTCACCCGCGTCGTCAGCCATGCCGGCACCGCCGCCATCCGCAGCCACGAAGAGCGGATGGACGAGCAGGGGTGGGTCCTGGTCAGTTCGATGGCGCATGTCGGCGACCTCGCCGTCGGCTATACGGAGATCATGGTTTCGGTCGACGACCCGCAGATCGTCATCCAGGAGGACACGCTCGTCGACCGCACCTATCGGGGCCGGGGTATCGGACGGGCCCTCAAGGTCGCGAACCTCCGGCAGCTGCCGGCCGTGGAGGCGACCGCCTCGGCGAGATGGGTGCAGACGTACACGGCGACGAACAACGGCCCGATGCTCGCCCTCAACCGGGATCTCGGCTTCGAGGTCGTCGATACGATGACCGCCCTGGAAGGTCGAGTCGATTCGCGTCGAATCGATTCGCGTCGAATCGATGAGCGTCGAGTCGACCAGCGCTGA
- a CDS encoding DUF1707 SHOCT-like domain-containing protein, with amino-acid sequence MTLPDPSSHENDPAKTFRIGHRERDDAIEVLREAAGDGRITVDELDERMEKVQAAKFPIDLDEVLGDLVTELPSDRFRPTSAIAPASGRGQAIMGHDRFDPLVIKAGWESEVRRAKWAVPPFIRCEPSMSSIELNFLEVDTDLQTIEVEIVAGMGSVTVVIPEDWAVNVDELSKSWGSVKSVVNAVPTGRKPIIRVGGSIGMGSFKARFANYFDRRRLAR; translated from the coding sequence ATGACCCTCCCCGACCCCAGTTCGCACGAGAACGACCCCGCGAAGACCTTCCGCATCGGACACAGAGAGCGCGACGACGCGATCGAAGTCCTGCGCGAGGCCGCCGGGGACGGACGGATCACCGTCGACGAACTCGACGAACGCATGGAGAAGGTCCAGGCCGCGAAGTTCCCCATCGACCTCGACGAGGTGCTGGGCGACCTCGTCACGGAACTGCCGTCCGATCGCTTCCGCCCCACCTCGGCGATTGCTCCGGCGAGCGGGCGCGGCCAGGCGATCATGGGTCATGACCGCTTCGACCCGCTCGTCATCAAGGCCGGGTGGGAGTCCGAGGTCCGCCGCGCCAAATGGGCAGTGCCGCCATTTATCCGCTGCGAGCCGTCGATGTCGAGCATCGAACTCAACTTCCTCGAGGTCGACACGGATCTGCAGACCATCGAGGTCGAGATCGTTGCCGGCATGGGCTCGGTCACCGTCGTCATCCCCGAGGACTGGGCCGTCAACGTCGACGAACTCTCGAAGAGCTGGGGCAGCGTGAAGTCCGTGGTCAACGCTGTCCCGACCGGCCGCAAGCCCATCATCCGGGTGGGCGGATCGATCGGCATGGGCTCGTTCAAGGCCCGCTTCGCGAACTACTTCGACCGTCGTCGGCTGGCTCGCTGA
- a CDS encoding DNA polymerase III subunit gamma and tau, giving the protein MSTALYRRYRPETFDEVIGQEHVTDPLKAAIERGRINHAYLFSGPRGCGKTTSARILARCLNCEQGPTPVPCGECPSCRDLANGGPGSLDVVEIDAASHNGVDDARDLRERAIYAPARDRYKVFILDEAHMVTSQGFNALLKIVEEPPPHIKFIFATTEPEKVIGTIRSRTHHYPFRLVPPEALGNYLEDLCNREGVNVAKGVLPLVVRAGGGSVRDTLSVLDQLIAGSGPDGVDYGRAIALLGYTPDSLLSDIVDAFSAGDGAGVYRAVERVIESGQDPRRFVEDLLERFRDLIVINAAPEAAHAFLPEVPPDRLERLTLQAAGFGQGELSRAADLLNVGLTEMSGATSPRLQLELMCARILLPGSGRSRDAVLSRVERMERRIGMSATGVAANVPPAQAPEQGQAPGQGQGSGQAQAGQGQAGQGQAPDHGKVADSRQAPDPAAGGAPTGRSGGAAAANAPAGSAQSGDHDDLDDIAAMAVAAESMLNAPAEQPQTGEPPQPAEPSPANAAEPSPRMPDPASEQTPAPESAPTSEREPIRGPEPTPAQEPASQQPGPNTQPAESDAQPTEVGQAGPRDQNAAAPTTPQRNDAPRAERSSMHEQSTSAPQAPETRREQSGSEPARQQPASEPAREQSPPEAASVAGPGDIGGEIEAIRRAWPSILAAVEKRSRLTRAIIAANAIPQSFSEGTVYLGFNNPGSVQGFQQRDHAAKLAAAINDVLGIQARIDIGDVGRIGGNAAGGNPQGKGASAPPMNDGGGNHGPAPSQRRPTPQEVAAVVGTREVDKPQVDHEKFWEPSGPTQGPWSSDDEEGDQPGPPNQPTTENGHSDHPDQGHTAEPPAPASTGADRDDEPTPHGDVVESTPSGDAAEPEPQAEPVAATEPEAATAGPGSESTSDGPEPGSPNDASASEAATPEIVVPDLSDDDFFGAPADEAPDSAGDTGRSEAPRPSFATEHASEPDDQQVSSGDQGSPSGAREQSAGDDYAPMEYVEPRWDEPNWNDGPGPLNDGPADVDSTSAGSGAVDVGAVVVPPPDDDLDYPDFTETSDDFGTGASAPSEHSAPISPSGPGQSRTNDAKPFKSRFAALAAKHGVTTTPSSGSGFGSSAPPNGGGDAGPGNASVPVDSYPQNSGPDEDYYDPETDLDVSEAPQIGVDVIARVLGGEIIDEREV; this is encoded by the coding sequence GTGTCCACCGCACTGTACAGAAGATACCGCCCAGAGACCTTCGACGAGGTCATCGGTCAAGAGCATGTGACCGATCCGCTGAAGGCCGCCATCGAACGTGGCCGCATCAACCATGCCTACCTGTTCTCCGGTCCGCGCGGGTGCGGAAAGACCACCTCGGCGCGGATCCTCGCACGGTGCCTCAACTGTGAGCAGGGACCGACTCCGGTGCCCTGCGGTGAGTGCCCGAGCTGCCGGGATCTGGCGAACGGCGGGCCCGGTTCGCTCGATGTCGTCGAGATCGACGCGGCCAGCCACAACGGCGTCGATGACGCCCGCGATCTGCGTGAGCGTGCGATCTACGCGCCCGCCCGCGATCGGTACAAGGTGTTCATCCTCGACGAGGCGCACATGGTCACGTCGCAGGGCTTCAACGCTCTGCTCAAGATCGTCGAAGAGCCGCCGCCGCACATCAAGTTCATCTTCGCCACGACCGAGCCGGAGAAGGTCATCGGCACGATCCGGTCGCGGACCCACCATTATCCCTTCCGCCTGGTGCCGCCTGAGGCCCTGGGCAACTACCTCGAGGATCTGTGCAATCGCGAGGGAGTGAACGTGGCCAAGGGCGTGCTGCCGCTGGTTGTGCGCGCCGGCGGCGGTTCCGTGCGTGACACCCTGTCGGTGCTCGACCAGCTCATCGCCGGGTCAGGTCCGGACGGAGTCGATTACGGACGGGCCATCGCGCTGCTCGGCTACACCCCGGATTCGCTGCTGTCCGATATCGTCGATGCCTTCTCCGCCGGCGATGGTGCCGGGGTCTACCGGGCCGTGGAGCGGGTCATCGAATCCGGCCAGGATCCGAGGCGGTTCGTCGAGGATCTGCTCGAACGCTTCCGCGATCTCATCGTCATCAACGCGGCCCCCGAGGCGGCCCATGCCTTCCTGCCCGAAGTGCCGCCGGACCGTTTGGAGCGTTTGACCCTGCAAGCCGCGGGCTTCGGTCAGGGCGAGCTCTCCCGTGCCGCAGACCTGCTCAATGTGGGCCTGACCGAGATGTCGGGAGCGACGTCGCCGCGGCTGCAGCTCGAACTCATGTGCGCGCGCATCCTGCTGCCCGGTTCCGGCCGCAGCCGTGACGCAGTGCTCAGCCGCGTCGAGCGGATGGAACGCCGCATCGGCATGTCCGCCACCGGTGTCGCCGCGAACGTGCCGCCGGCACAGGCTCCCGAACAGGGGCAGGCGCCTGGACAGGGGCAGGGCTCCGGGCAGGCACAGGCTGGACAGGGACAGGCTGGACAGGGACAGGCGCCTGATCACGGTAAGGTCGCCGATTCGCGCCAGGCACCGGACCCCGCTGCAGGTGGCGCCCCCACAGGACGAAGCGGCGGTGCCGCAGCGGCGAACGCACCTGCGGGATCAGCACAGTCGGGCGATCATGATGATCTCGACGACATCGCAGCCATGGCCGTCGCCGCCGAATCGATGCTCAATGCGCCCGCCGAACAGCCGCAGACGGGCGAACCACCGCAGCCGGCAGAGCCTTCGCCGGCGAACGCCGCAGAACCATCGCCGCGCATGCCGGATCCGGCCTCCGAACAGACGCCTGCACCGGAGTCTGCTCCGACGTCCGAGCGGGAGCCTATTCGCGGGCCTGAGCCGACGCCTGCTCAGGAGCCCGCCAGCCAGCAGCCAGGACCGAACACGCAACCCGCCGAGTCTGACGCGCAGCCCACCGAGGTCGGGCAGGCTGGGCCACGCGACCAGAACGCAGCCGCACCGACGACTCCGCAGAGGAACGACGCACCGCGGGCTGAGCGCAGCTCGATGCACGAACAGTCGACGTCCGCGCCGCAGGCTCCCGAGACTCGGCGTGAGCAGTCGGGATCTGAACCGGCACGCCAGCAGCCGGCGTCCGAACCTGCGCGCGAGCAGTCGCCCCCCGAAGCCGCCTCGGTGGCAGGTCCCGGCGATATCGGCGGAGAGATCGAAGCCATCCGCCGCGCATGGCCGAGCATCCTCGCCGCAGTCGAAAAACGCAGCCGCCTGACACGGGCGATCATCGCCGCCAACGCGATCCCGCAGTCATTCTCCGAAGGCACCGTCTACCTCGGCTTCAACAACCCCGGCTCAGTCCAGGGCTTCCAGCAGCGCGATCATGCAGCGAAGCTGGCCGCAGCCATCAACGATGTGCTCGGCATTCAGGCCCGCATCGACATCGGCGATGTCGGCCGCATCGGCGGAAACGCCGCGGGCGGAAACCCCCAGGGGAAGGGAGCTTCGGCCCCACCCATGAACGACGGGGGAGGAAACCACGGCCCGGCCCCGAGCCAACGGCGACCCACCCCGCAGGAAGTGGCCGCAGTCGTCGGCACCCGTGAAGTCGACAAACCCCAGGTCGACCACGAGAAATTCTGGGAACCCAGCGGACCCACCCAAGGCCCCTGGTCCTCCGACGACGAGGAGGGAGACCAGCCTGGCCCTCCCAACCAACCGACGACTGAGAACGGGCACTCCGACCACCCTGACCAGGGACACACAGCAGAGCCGCCTGCACCGGCGTCAACCGGTGCAGACCGGGACGACGAACCCACCCCGCACGGGGACGTAGTCGAGTCCACCCCCAGCGGTGACGCTGCCGAGCCGGAACCCCAGGCCGAACCGGTGGCAGCGACCGAGCCGGAGGCAGCGACCGCCGGGCCGGGATCGGAGTCCACCAGCGACGGTCCCGAACCAGGATCGCCGAACGACGCATCCGCATCGGAGGCTGCGACCCCTGAGATCGTCGTCCCCGACCTCTCCGACGATGATTTCTTCGGCGCACCTGCCGACGAGGCACCTGATTCGGCAGGAGACACCGGCAGATCCGAAGCTCCGCGTCCCTCCTTTGCGACCGAGCATGCTTCTGAACCCGATGACCAGCAGGTGTCGTCAGGTGACCAGGGTTCTCCGTCGGGAGCACGTGAACAATCGGCAGGCGATGACTATGCGCCGATGGAATACGTCGAACCGCGGTGGGACGAACCGAACTGGAACGACGGCCCCGGACCGCTCAATGACGGTCCCGCCGATGTCGACTCCACCAGCGCTGGCAGCGGAGCCGTCGACGTCGGAGCCGTCGTCGTCCCACCGCCCGATGACGACCTCGACTACCCGGACTTCACCGAGACGTCCGACGACTTCGGGACAGGCGCCTCGGCGCCGTCGGAACACTCTGCTCCGATCTCACCCTCCGGCCCGGGGCAATCGCGGACGAATGATGCGAAGCCCTTCAAATCACGCTTCGCCGCACTCGCGGCGAAACACGGTGTCACCACGACACCATCGAGCGGATCCGGTTTCGGTTCCTCCGCCCCACCCAACGGCGGCGGCGATGCCGGGCCGGGAAACGCCTCGGTGCCGGTGGATTCCTACCCGCAGAACTCGGGACCGGACGAGGACTACTATGATCCGGAAACGGACCTCGACGTCTCCGAGGCACCCCAGATCGGCGTCGACGTGATCGCACGCGTCCTCGGCGGCGAAATCATCGATGAAAGAGAAGTATGA
- the recR gene encoding recombination mediator RecR — protein MSAVYEGALQDLVEEFGKLPGIGPKSAQRLAFHILQTDAQDVNALAQALTDVKKRVRFCEICGNVSEDAECTVCQDPRRDRSMICVVEEPKDVVAIERTREYRGLYHVLGGAIDPMAGVGPDNLRIKELMTRLQDGEVKETVIATDPNLEGEATATYLVRLLGTLGVTVTRLASGLPVGGDLEYADEVTLGRAFSGRREVD, from the coding sequence ATGAGCGCTGTCTATGAAGGTGCCCTCCAGGACCTGGTCGAAGAGTTCGGCAAGCTTCCGGGCATCGGGCCGAAGTCGGCGCAGCGGCTGGCCTTCCACATCCTCCAGACCGATGCACAGGACGTGAATGCGCTGGCCCAGGCGCTCACGGACGTGAAGAAGCGGGTGCGGTTCTGTGAGATCTGCGGCAACGTGTCCGAAGACGCCGAGTGCACGGTCTGTCAGGATCCGCGCCGTGATCGATCGATGATCTGCGTGGTCGAAGAGCCCAAGGATGTCGTCGCGATCGAACGCACCCGTGAATACCGAGGTCTCTACCACGTCCTCGGCGGAGCGATCGATCCGATGGCCGGGGTCGGTCCGGACAACCTGCGGATCAAGGAACTCATGACCCGTCTGCAGGACGGTGAGGTCAAAGAGACCGTCATCGCCACCGACCCCAACCTCGAAGGCGAAGCGACCGCGACCTACCTCGTCCGGCTGCTCGGCACCCTCGGAGTGACGGTGACCAGGCTGGCCTCGGGTCTGCCCGTCGGCGGCGACCTCGAATACGCCGACGAAGTCACCCTCGGCCGGGCGTTCTCCGGTCGTCGCGAAGTCGACTGA
- a CDS encoding aspartate kinase, protein MSIVVQKFGGSSVADAESVKRVAKRIVEYRQAGHEVVVVVSAMGDSTDDLIDLAQQVSPMPPARELDMLLTAGERISMAVLAMAIANLGFEAQSFTGSQAGVITDEQFGKARIIDVTPGRIRSSLDEGYVAIVAGFQGVSQTAKNITTLGRGGSDTTAVALAASLDADVCEIYTDVDGVFTADPRIVPTARKIDEIGYEEMMEMAASGAKVLMLRCVEYARRYNVPVHVRSSFSRNQGTWVTDSPIPEAFRQGRGSSTPAAESETEPTMEQAIISGVAHDRSEAKVTIVGVPDVPGKAAEIFKTLAKQEANIDMIVQNISTREPGKTDISFTLPMDDGAKALEALDSVKASIGFDQVRYDDQIGKLSVVGAGMRSHPGVTATLFEALSEAQVNIDMISTSEIRISVVTRADLLDDAVRAAHAAYGLDSEDNEAVVYGGTGR, encoded by the coding sequence GTGAGCATAGTCGTCCAGAAGTTCGGTGGGTCCTCGGTAGCCGATGCGGAATCGGTCAAGCGAGTGGCCAAACGAATTGTCGAGTACCGTCAAGCCGGCCACGAAGTAGTTGTCGTGGTGTCGGCCATGGGTGACAGTACCGATGATCTCATCGACTTGGCCCAACAGGTTTCCCCCATGCCACCCGCCCGCGAACTCGACATGCTGCTGACCGCCGGTGAGCGCATCTCGATGGCGGTCCTGGCCATGGCGATCGCCAACCTCGGCTTCGAAGCCCAATCATTCACCGGTTCCCAGGCCGGCGTCATCACCGATGAGCAGTTCGGCAAGGCCCGCATCATCGACGTCACCCCCGGCCGCATCCGGTCCTCCCTCGATGAGGGATACGTCGCCATCGTCGCGGGATTCCAGGGAGTCAGCCAGACCGCGAAGAACATCACCACGCTCGGCCGCGGCGGCTCCGACACCACAGCTGTGGCCCTGGCCGCCTCGCTCGATGCCGATGTGTGCGAGATCTACACCGACGTCGACGGCGTCTTCACCGCCGACCCGCGCATCGTGCCCACAGCACGCAAGATCGATGAGATCGGCTACGAGGAGATGATGGAGATGGCTGCCTCGGGCGCCAAGGTCCTCATGCTCCGGTGCGTCGAATACGCCCGCCGCTACAACGTGCCCGTGCACGTGCGGTCCTCATTCTCCCGCAATCAAGGAACCTGGGTGACCGACTCACCCATCCCCGAAGCCTTCCGACAGGGACGGGGATCCTCGACCCCGGCAGCGGAATCAGAAACGGAGCCCACCATGGAACAGGCAATCATCTCCGGCGTCGCTCATGACCGCTCGGAGGCCAAGGTCACGATCGTCGGAGTCCCCGACGTCCCCGGCAAGGCCGCCGAGATCTTCAAGACCCTGGCCAAGCAAGAGGCCAATATCGACATGATCGTCCAGAACATCTCCACCCGCGAACCGGGCAAGACGGACATCTCCTTCACCCTGCCCATGGACGACGGCGCCAAGGCGCTCGAAGCCCTCGACTCGGTGAAGGCCTCGATCGGCTTCGACCAGGTCCGCTACGACGACCAGATCGGCAAACTCTCCGTCGTCGGCGCCGGAATGCGCTCCCACCCGGGTGTGACCGCGACCCTCTTCGAGGCACTCAGCGAAGCCCAGGTCAACATCGACATGATCTCCACCTCGGAGATCCGCATCAGCGTCGTCACCCGAGCAGACCTGCTCGACGACGCGGTCCGTGCCGCTCACGCCGCCTACGGACTCGACAGCGAAGACAACGAAGCAGTGGTGTACGGAGGTACCGGACGATGA
- a CDS encoding aspartate-semialdehyde dehydrogenase, which yields MSVNVGVVGATGQVGGVMLDLLAGDPGFEIGTLRLFASARSAGKTIDFKGQPITVEDAAEADPSGLDIALFSAGGATSRAQAERFAAAGVTVVDNSSAWRSDPDVPLVVSEVNPEALDELPKGIIANPNCTTMAAMPVLKALHAKAGLTRLIVSTYQAVSGSGLSGVEELATQLEAGIPDARKLTTDGSAVNLPAPDNYVEPIAFNVLPMAGSVVDDGQNETDEEKKLRNESRKILGLPELLVAGTCVRVPVFTGHSLSIHAEFDSEISPEEATEILGQAPGVVVDEVPTPLKAAGQNASFVGRIRADQSAPAGKGLVLFVANDNLRKGAALNTVQIAALLAAKLEAKAA from the coding sequence ATGAGCGTCAACGTAGGAGTAGTCGGAGCCACCGGTCAGGTCGGAGGCGTCATGCTCGACCTTCTGGCCGGGGACCCCGGATTCGAGATCGGCACCCTGAGGCTCTTCGCCTCGGCCCGGTCGGCCGGGAAGACCATCGATTTCAAGGGACAGCCGATCACCGTCGAAGATGCCGCCGAGGCGGACCCGTCGGGTCTCGACATCGCGCTGTTCTCCGCCGGTGGAGCCACCTCCCGGGCACAGGCCGAACGGTTCGCCGCCGCCGGAGTCACCGTCGTCGACAACTCGTCGGCCTGGCGCTCGGACCCGGACGTTCCGCTCGTCGTCAGCGAGGTCAACCCCGAGGCACTCGATGAGCTGCCCAAGGGCATCATCGCCAACCCGAACTGCACGACCATGGCCGCCATGCCCGTGCTCAAGGCCCTCCACGCGAAGGCCGGACTGACCCGTCTCATCGTGTCGACCTACCAGGCGGTGTCCGGTTCGGGCCTGTCCGGAGTCGAAGAGCTCGCCACTCAGCTTGAAGCCGGCATCCCCGATGCCCGCAAGCTCACCACCGATGGGTCGGCCGTGAACCTGCCGGCACCGGACAACTACGTCGAACCGATCGCGTTCAACGTCCTGCCGATGGCCGGATCGGTCGTCGACGACGGTCAGAACGAGACGGACGAGGAGAAGAAGCTCCGCAACGAGAGCCGAAAGATCCTCGGCCTGCCTGAGCTTCTGGTCGCCGGCACCTGCGTGCGCGTGCCCGTCTTCACCGGACACAGCCTGAGCATCCACGCCGAATTCGACTCCGAGATCAGCCCCGAAGAGGCGACGGAGATCCTCGGTCAGGCTCCCGGCGTCGTCGTCGACGAGGTTCCGACCCCGCTCAAGGCGGCAGGTCAGAATGCGAGTTTCGTCGGCCGCATCCGCGCCGACCAGTCGGCACCGGCCGGCAAGGGGCTCGTCCTCTTCGTCGCCAACGACAACCTGCGCAAGGGTGCGGCACTGAACACGGTGCAGATCGCGGCCCTGCTGGCTGCCAAGCTCGAAGCGAAGGCCGCCTGA